In the Micromonospora narathiwatensis genome, one interval contains:
- the wrbA gene encoding NAD(P)H:quinone oxidoreductase, producing the protein MAGSVKVAVIYYSATGITYQMAQAACEAAEEAGAEVRLRKVRELAPDEAIRSNSGWEAHRLETQNVPEAQPDDLVWADVVIFGSPTRYGMVAAQLKQFIDTTGPLWAEGALADKVYSAFTSTATSHGGQEATLLSLFTVVYHWGGIVVTPGYTEPSQFVAGNPYGASHTSNNGQIAPDHMALGATALTAKRAVQIGAALRRGLAG; encoded by the coding sequence ATGGCTGGCTCGGTCAAGGTCGCGGTGATCTACTACAGCGCGACCGGCATCACGTACCAGATGGCGCAGGCGGCGTGCGAGGCGGCGGAGGAGGCCGGGGCCGAGGTGCGCCTACGCAAGGTGCGTGAGCTGGCCCCGGACGAGGCGATCCGGTCGAACTCGGGTTGGGAGGCGCACCGCCTGGAGACCCAGAACGTGCCGGAGGCCCAGCCGGACGACCTGGTCTGGGCCGACGTGGTGATCTTCGGTTCCCCCACCCGGTACGGCATGGTCGCCGCGCAGCTCAAGCAGTTCATCGACACCACCGGCCCGCTGTGGGCCGAGGGCGCGTTGGCCGACAAGGTCTACAGTGCCTTCACCTCGACGGCCACCTCGCACGGCGGTCAGGAGGCGACGTTGTTGTCGCTGTTCACGGTCGTCTACCACTGGGGTGGCATCGTGGTGACCCCCGGCTACACCGAACCCAGCCAGTTCGTCGCCGGCAACCCGTACGGTGCCTCGCACACCAGCAACAACGGGCAGATCGCCCCGGACCACATGGCCCTGGGGGCCACCGCGTTGACCGCGAAGCGGGCGGTGCAGATCGGTGCCGCGCTGCGGCGGGGCCTGGCCGGCTGA
- a CDS encoding YsnF/AvaK domain-containing protein — MRLTEQQIRSLYGQDVQDRSGAKIGSVGQVWADAAGEPTWVSVRTGVPGRHESMAPLHTARLQEGRVRMPYDKSTVRTAPAVDSGTDQPLGVDQLTQLYRHYQLPTGQPEQQPPPRTAAPPELIRSEERLRVGTRSEPVGTARLRKRVVAENVHTTVPVEHDEVSVVREPISPAERGDVRPGIGEDQRELVLYAEHPVAVKERVPVERVRLTSHEVVEERPVHAQVQREVIDTDVPEQARPAD; from the coding sequence ATGCGACTGACCGAGCAGCAGATCCGCTCGCTGTACGGGCAGGACGTCCAGGACCGCTCGGGCGCGAAGATCGGCAGCGTGGGCCAGGTCTGGGCCGACGCCGCCGGCGAGCCCACCTGGGTCAGCGTGCGAACCGGCGTCCCCGGCCGCCACGAGTCGATGGCCCCACTGCACACCGCACGGTTGCAGGAGGGCCGGGTACGGATGCCGTACGACAAATCCACCGTACGCACCGCCCCCGCCGTGGACAGCGGCACCGACCAGCCGCTGGGCGTGGACCAGCTCACCCAGCTCTACCGCCACTACCAGCTGCCCACCGGGCAACCGGAGCAACAGCCGCCACCGCGCACGGCTGCCCCGCCGGAGCTGATCCGCTCCGAGGAACGGCTGCGGGTCGGCACCCGAAGCGAGCCGGTCGGCACCGCGCGGCTGCGCAAGCGGGTGGTGGCCGAGAACGTGCACACCACCGTGCCGGTCGAGCACGACGAGGTCAGCGTCGTCCGCGAGCCGATCAGCCCGGCGGAGCGCGGCGACGTCCGGCCCGGGATCGGCGAGGACCAACGCGAACTGGTGCTGTACGCCGAACACCCGGTGGCGGTCAAGGAACGGGTCCCGGTCGAACGGGTCCGGCTGACCAGCCACGAGGTCGTCGAGGAACGGCCGGTCCACGCGCAGGTCCAGCGGGAGGTGATCGACACCGACGTGCCGGAACAGGCACGACCCGCCGACTGA